The Cyanobacteriota bacterium genomic sequence ATAAATGGGGGTATCAGGATCTGGTAAACTGCCGGCTGTGTTGGGTTGCAGGACAGTAATGCGATCGCCCGACATCAGCTCGATTACATAGTAGACGTGGGTGCCAAGGTACATCACGTTACGTAAACGTCCTTCGAAACAGTTGACGCGCACATCAGGTGGGTACAGACTGACGTAAATTTTTTCTGGACGTAGACTTACTACAACAGCAGAGTTCTTAGACGAGGCGGGCCAACTTNNNNNNNNNNTTCCTTTGGTTGTTTGCACGCGCAACATTGCCCGCTCAACCTCAATCACTTTACCCCGAAATAGGTTGGTATCGCCAATAAAGTCGGCCACAAAAGGCGTTTGTGGATGTTCATAAATCTCTTGGGGCGAACCAATCTGCTCAATCTTGCCTTCATACATTACAGCAATGCGATCGGACAGGCTAAGTGCTTCCTCTTGGTCGTGGGTCACCATGATGAACGTCATGCCCAACTCTCGATGTAAGGTCGATAATTCTACCTGCATTTCCTTCCGCAACTTAAGGTCAAGGGCACCTAGAGGTTCGTCTAGTAGCAGCACAGCCGGACGATTCACTAATGCTCTCGCTAGGGCTACTCGTTGCTGTTGGCCGCCAGATAGCTGAGATGGATAACGCTGGGCAAATGATTCCATGCGAACTAGCTTTAAGGCTTCTTTTACGCGATCTTGCAGCTCCGCTTTACTACAGTTTTTAAGGCGAAGACCAAAGGCAATGTTTTCCCAAACACTGAGGTGGCTGAACAGGGCATAACTCTGAAACACAGTGTTGACGGGCCGTCGATTAGGAGGAACGTTGGTCATTGATCGACCTCGAATCAACACGTCACCTGCTGTCGGCACTTCAAACCCTGCCACCATACGGAGCGTTGTGGACTTACCACATCCAGATGGCCCTAATAAACAAAAAAATTCCCCACGCCGT encodes the following:
- a CDS encoding TOBE domain-containing protein, with the translated sequence SWPASSKNSAVVVSLRPEKIYVSLYPPDVRVNCFEGRLRNVMYLGTHVYYVIELMSGDRITVLQPNTAGSLPDPDTPIY
- a CDS encoding spermidine/putrescine ABC transporter ATP-binding protein, coding for MSQTIIQPQDSVKTASEYDVELNKVFKVYNGETAVRGVDLRVRRGEFFCLLGPSGCGKSTTLRMVAGFEVPTAGDVLIRGRSMTNVPPNRRPVNTVFQSYALFSHLSVWENIAFGLRLKNCSKAELQDRVKEALKLVRMESFAQRYPSQLSGGQQQRVALARALVNRPAVLLLDEPLGALDLKLRKEMQVELSTLHRELGMTFIMVTHDQEEALSLSDRIAVMYEGKIEQIGSPQEIYEHPQTPFVADFIGDTNLFRGKVIEVERAMLRVQTTKG